A single window of Aspergillus flavus chromosome 4, complete sequence DNA harbors:
- a CDS encoding putative glutathione S-transferase — translation MAAPMTVPVYHYFDLGRLGRGEVVKLFLMDAGIEIKEVRYPYDETWGENSKKLQQQGITRTRKLPALEYQGLILSQHIPILRFFARDLGRYDGETNAEKFLVDAVSDIYIDWRFQWVANLTEKSEKYKNEVAPEYYNLLDQYYRDQAGPYLLGNSVTYVDFAVYQSIDNDERTGTLPSSLPESLIKFREAFEQRPNIAAYLKATRLG, via the exons ATGGCTGCCCCGATGACTGTGCCGGTATACCACTATTTCGACCTTGGTCGTCTGGGCCGCGGAGAAGTAGTGAAGCTATTCCTCATGGACGCGGGAATTGAGATCAAAGAGGTTCGCTATCCATACGACGAGACCTGGGGCGAGAACAGTAAGAAGCTCCAGCAGCAGGGAATCACTAGGACACGCAAATTGCCGGCACTGGAGTACCAGGGCTTGATTCTCAGCCAGCACATTCCCATCTTGCGTTTCTTTGCCCGGGACTTGGGTCGCTACGATGGCGAAACTAATGCGGAGAAATTCTTGGTTGACGCGGTGTCGGATATTTATATCGACTGGAGG TTCCAATGGGTGGCGAATCTGACGGAAAAATCGGAAAAGTACAAGAATGAGGTTGCCCCCGAGTACTATAACCTTCTTGATCAGTACTACAGGGACCAGGCTGGCCCTTACCTGCTGGGCAACTCGGTGACCTATGTCGACTTTGCCGTCTACCAATCCATCGATAACGACGAGAGAACGGGAACACTTCCG TCGTCTCTCCCAGAGTCTCTGATCAAGTTTAGAGAAGCCTTCGAGCAGCGTCCCAATATTGCAGCGTACCTGAAGGCGACACGACTGGGCTAG
- a CDS encoding putative oxidoreductase → MTTTALHGWHPGEISMQRKLGYTNAVKDAWPTIRNIMPEQHRVFHTSKLPFIPITTVDEDGRPWAAIVAGPTGEPGFVHSPDSQNLSIHAHLWDGDPLLDTVNAWVDPSSALSTIAQRSLAAGLGIEFSTRRRNKFAGTIQRVECQSSVDYKLHLRVTQTTGNCPKYINVRKLIPHPNTLPKVEHRYRHWEPQGRLPEEVVAFIRQADTVFVGSIYKSSPSDLHKFPPHVGMNARSGLPGFIRVSPSDGRTVVVPDYSGNRFMSTLGNIETSGVVGLTIVSFTKGDILYLTGTAKNLVGPLALEIMTRHAAITTVNVTGFVFVRDALPVRQQDGTPVERSPYSPKIKYLVEETGAKGLDSKEHKAKLREVVQVSSDLAVFKFQVISKPGAGDLRIRPGQAIVLDFMNWIGPPQYQHMKDTAPSSINDDRVRTWTVSSAHEERNATWFELIMREMKGGAVTGALFDRLRKYRSTRLGQRIVFDPPVVADIVGVTGDFFMDNDKLDALWVAGGIGITPFLAMLRALAERGSAAEGDVMLVLATREPSIMLYMMRPSLERIASTVRINITIFTHDSEFDYGNLKSNQNICVHRDRVVPDFWRDIPRGKDVFICGPSAFGDSVADGLRAVGFSPSQIHREGFY, encoded by the exons ATGACGACCACAGCGCTACACGGATGGCATCCAGGCGAGATCTCCATGCAGCGGAAGCTGGGATATACAAACGCCGTGAAAGATGCCTGGCCGACGATCCGCAACATCATGCCCGAGCAGCACCGTGTCTTCCATACTTCCAAGCTGCCCTTCATCCCCATAACAACCGTGGACGAAGACGGGCGGCCGTGGGCAGCGATTGTCGCGGGGCCAACGGGGGAGCCTGGCTTTGTACATAGCCCAGACTCGCAAAATCTCTCCATTCATGCTCATCTGTGGGATGGAGACCCACTACTTGACACAGTCAATGCGTGGGTTGATCCCAGCTCTGCCCTGTCCACAATTGCCCAGAGATCCTTGGCTGCCGGTCTGGGAATCGAGTTCTCCACCCGACGGCGCAACAAGTTCGCTGGGACTATTCAAAGAGTGGAGTGCCAGTCCAGCGTGGACTACAAGCTACACTTGAGAGTCACCCAAACAACAGG CAACTGTCCCAAGTACATCAACGTTCGAAAGCTCATCCCTCATCCGAATACGCTTCCTAAGGTTGAACATCGATACAGGCATTGGGAACCGCAGGGCCGACTTCCAGAAGAAGTAGTGGCGTTTATCCGCCAGGCTGATACGGTCTTTGTTGGGTCCATCTACAAATCATCGCCGTCGGATCTGCACAAGTTCCCTCCGCACGTGGGTATGAATGCTCGCAGCGGCTTACCGGGTTTTATCCGAGTGAGTCCGTCCGATGGCCGCACGGTCGTGGTGCCAGACTATTCAGGAAATCGATTTATGTCCACTTTGGGCAACATCGAGACTAGTGGGGTGGTGGGATTGACGATCGTGTCCTTTACGAAGGGCGACATTCTCTATTTGACGGGTACCGCTAAAAACCTTGTAGGTCCACTTGCACTTGAAATCATGACAAGACATGCCGCCATCACAACTGTGAATGTTACCGGGTTCGTTTTCGTCCGAGATGCTCTCCCAGTTCGACAGCAAGATGGTACCCCCGTTGAACGCAGTCCATACAGTCCGAAGATCAAATACCTTGTGGAAGAGACGGGTGCTAAGGGCCTGGACAGTAAAGAGCACAAAGCAAAGCTTCGAGAGGTAGTCCAGGTTTCTTCTGACCTTGCAGTATTCAAGTTTCAAGTCATTTCCAAACCTGGCGCTGGGGATCTGAGAATCCGCCCCGGTCAAGCCATTGTGCTTGATTTTATGAACTGGATAGGACCGCCTCAGTATCAACACATGAAAGACACTGCCCCGAGCTCAATCAATGATGATCGCGTCCGGACATGGACGGTTTCTAGTGCTCATGAAGAGCGGAACGCAACATGGTTCGAATTAATCATGCGAGAAATGAAAGGAGGTGCGGTGACCGGTGCTCTTTTTGATCGTTTGAGAAAATACCGGTCCACCCGGCTAGGTCAGCGTATCGTTTTTGACCCTCCCGTTGTCGCCGACATCGTTGGCGTCACGGGTGATTTTTTCATGGATAACGACAAGCTCGACGCGCTGTGGGTCGCGGGTGGTATTGGAATCACTCCATTCCTTGCTATGCTGAGGGCACTGGCAGAGCGTGGATCCGCGGCTGAAGGCGACGTTATGCTGGTCCTTGCAACAAGAGAACCAAGCATCATGCTCTACATGATGCGGCCCTCTCTCGAGAGGATAGCATCGACCGTTCGGATCAACATCACCATATTTACCCACGATTCAGAGTTCGATTACGGTAATCTCAAGTCAAATCAGAACATTTGCGTTCATAGAGACCGTGTCGTCCCAGACTTTTGGAGGGATATTCCTCGCGGCAAAGACGTATTTATCTGCGGGCCTAGTGCTTTCGGGGACTCGGTGGCTGATGGGCTGCGAGCTGTCGGTTTCTCGCCAAGTCAAATTCATCGAGAAGGTTTTTATTGA